Sequence from the Primulina huaijiensis isolate GDHJ02 chromosome 16, ASM1229523v2, whole genome shotgun sequence genome:
ATTTCTTGTCACCATTGATTAtttttggaaatgggttgaggCCGAGGATCTGGCTAAAATCACTGAGAGTGAGGTCCAAAAGTTTCTCTGGAAGAACATTGTTTGCAGGTTTGGGGTCCCAAGGAAGTTGATATCTGACAACGGAAGAAAGTTTCAAGGAAGCCGGATCCAAGCCTGGTGCAAAGAAATGAAGATTCAGCAGTACTTCACTTCTGTGGCCTACCCTCAGTGTAATGGCCAGGTGGAGGTCACCAACAGATCCTTAGTATAAAGCCTCAACACCAGACTTGGGAACGCAAAAGGTAATTGGGTGGAGGAACTCCCCAGCGTGCTCTAGTCATATAGGATAACTCTGAATATTGGCACCGGGGAAACGCCTTCCAGCCTGGTGTATGGTAATGAGGCAGTGCTCCCGGCAGAGATTGGTGAAGAGACCTCCCGCGTAATATTCTATGATGAGCAGAACGATGAGAGGCGGGCAGCAGACTTAGACTTTTTGGAAGAAAAGAGAGAAGCTGCAACCGTCAGAATGGAGGCTTACAAGAGACGTATAGCCCAGTCCTACAATAAGAAGGTCATTCAGAGGAGCTTCCAAGTTGGGGACTTAGTTTGGAAGAAGGTTCAAGATGTGGATGTGGGAGAGCTAGATCCAATATGGGAAGGACCATTCAAAGTGGTAGAAAAGCTCAGCTCGGGTGCCTATTACTTAGAAGATCTGGCAGGGAAGAAATTGAAGAGGCCATGGAATGCTTATCACCTCCGCAAATATTATACTTAGATAATGTTATACctataatttcttttattttgtcaGTTACTTTTGTAGTGAGGACCTAAGGTTTTAATGTTATATGCagttatattaataaaattacacgtttttattatatattattgaaGGGAAGGGTTTTCACCCGATCTCAGTTCAGGAGCCTCAGAGCTCACTTCATATTGGGGACGTCAAGTTTATAAGGGTTTTCACCCTAACGCAGTTCAGGAGCCTCtgagctcacctcatcttggttACACCAAGTTTACAAGGGTTTTCACCCTGTCTCAGTTCAGAAGcgttcagagcactgccatggcgtttactaattttcaggtgtaaaatgaccttTTTACCCCTAGACGAAATTTCTcggttttgactttttcttgatttcattgactctaacatgtcctaaataattatttaagcctaaattaaaattttcataattttatttagcttaaatactagactttttaattaattcgtaattaatcgttttgtttttaattaattcgtaattaatcgttttgaaagcgttttaattacgaaaaattccaaactttaatataaaattcttaaattcaaaacttagactttttatattattttagccctcgcgAATCACGACTCAACCCCCGTGAACCATGTTTCgattatttttaactttaaaaaccctaacttgacctaTGATTGAACCCCTCGAGCCATGGTGCGAAtttctcgagccaccctcgagccatgGGGGACCAAACCATGACCAACCCCCTCGCGCCACCCTCGAGCCATGGGGGCCCAAACCATGACCAACCCCTTAGGCTATCTTTATTAGcagggttgccaaaaagttcgtatttttttgttgaaaaccaacatcgataaaatttacgtcacgGCGtataaatcacctcaaaactcattattttcaaaaattatgaaaaaccatcactcatattttaaatattttaaattaattatttaataaaaacattttacgtatttcagcccccggtctccgttcctcgatcgcaacttgaataacccttaaaaatacagttttatgcataatgataataaaatcctatttaacataatatcatgcatgtcacataatgaATTAAGCAagtaaaatcatttatttagtcctttttcatatttaatcgaTTTGTATGCAGTcgaattacgtcgtcttaattttggacatTACAGAGACGGTACTGATGACCCAGTTTACTAGGCCCTTGTTTGTTTTTAGATTTTTTCTTACTTGTTCTTTTTCCTTGTTTTCTGCGTTTGAATGTTTCCTTTGGTCTCCTTGTTTAGTATATGTGCTCTGTGTtccttatttattttctttgtcTTCATTTGACGAGTCTTGGTGTCCGGTGTTGAGAGTCAATGTTGACAACACTGACCTCAACACCACTAAACTAACATGTCCAATTTAGGGGGTGCTACAAACTAGTCTGTCATCATTTTTGGAAGTTTTGTCCAGAAatacaaaaagggggagattgaaaGTAATCTTGTATTCCAAatcaatcaatattttattttgtattccAAATCGATTAATATCTTATTTTGCATCTCTAGACAAATTTGAATTGACCtaatcattcaataaaatttgttttcctAGATATAGATAATCTTATTCTTGGgaattattcaatataatttaGGAACTTATCCATAAGATATAAGATACTAGCTTGAATAAAGTTTGATTCCAATTAAACTCTTGTTTCCTTGTTTATAGATATGGAAAATCTATGAAGATTGAGGTCAAGAAGAAATATAAATATGGGGATCGAATATTAAAAAAGGTGAGACGACGGGAGAAGAGTAGCTTACGACCACTGGAGCTTTGCTGAACCTAACCGAATTCAGTATTGAAGATTTGTATGAAGAGTTTGTGTGATTGACTCACATAATCACCGTTTTGCTATCCCGTGTTGACAACACTCAAAGAACAACGctgacgcagagtgttgatcgaagagtggTTTCGTTTGTTTTAAACAATACGTGTTTTTACATCTAGTTTTAGTATTGGTTTATTTTGATGTGTTTTAATTCCTTGTAGTGTCAAGGAATTTAGGTTTGTTATCCttcactagtattgttttgtgtaaacaattatttatattttctagtgaatttttgcTATGAGGCATCGCACAAGTATTCTTACttgtgcataaattaaatcatgtgTTTATTCATTAAAGTTTACAcgtgtgtttaaatattaatttctgCTGCAGTGTTGTGTGCTGGTGTTGACCACACCGAGCACAATATCAAATTCTGATATACtcctttttaattatttcttgTAAGTTTATGAGCAACAACCCTTTTAATATCTTTATTGATTAGTGGGAAATTTATATTGGAAATGTGTCTAAATTCGTGTTTgtaatatttcaaactcttgataaaataatgataaaatgcaatcattatttatttaaactttCTAATGAGATTTCGTGCAAATAAAATGCTTGTTAATGCCTATAATATGACTGGAAAGTATCATATGAATGTGCGATGCTTTGTGGAGAAAAACACATATCGATTATTCTGTGTCACGTTGAATATTTATCAATACatgttcatatattttttagtgGATCATATTAGGGGTGGCAAAATGCAACATGAGCTTTCAACCCGACACGActcaacacgaaaaaaatcaggttcagGTTatggtttttcgggttcgggttgggtgggttcgggttagtacCAGGTTaaacgggtttcgggttgggttgggttgggtcgcgggttgacccgcgaactttttttttgaaaatattacctatatttttatatattgtatgtttgaacaaaattgattgtatatttatatgataaattttcatcatttaatatttattttgcatatttttatttttttaacaattttttatttgatttagtaaatatacttttaattNNNNNNNNNNNNNNNNNNNNNNNNNNNNNNNNNNNNNNNNNNNNNNNNNNNNNNNNNNNNNNNNNNNNNNNNNNNNNNNNNNNNNNNNNNNNNNNNNNNNNNNNNNNNNNNNNNNNNNNNNNNNNNNNNNNNNNNNNNNNNNNNNNNNNNNNNNNNNNNNNNNNNNNNNNNNNNNNNNNNNNNNNNNNNNNNNNNNNNNNNNNNNNNNNNNNNNNNNNNNNNNNNNNNNNNNNNNNNNNNNNNNNNNNNNNNNNNNNNNNNNNNNNNNNNNNNNNNNNNNNNNNNNNNNNNNNNNNNNNNNNNNNNNNNNNNNNNNNNNNNNNNNNNNNNNNNNNNNNNNNNNNNNNNNNNNNNNNNNNNNNNNNNNNNNNNNNNNNNNNNNNNNNNNNNNNNNNNNNNNNNNNNNNNNNNNNNNNNNNNNNNNNNNNNNNNNNNNNNNNNNNNNNNNNNNNNNNNNNNNNNNNNNNNNNNNNNNNNNNNNNNNNNNNNNNNNNNNNNNNNNNNNNNNNNNNNNNNNNNNNNNNNNNNNNNNNNNNNNNNNNNNNNNNNNNNNNNNNNNNNNNNNNNNNNNNNNNNNNNNNNNNNNNNNNNNNNNNNNNNNNNNNNNNNNNNNNNNNNNNNNNNNNNNNNNNNNNNNNNNNNNNNNNNNNNNNNNNNNNNNNNNNNNNNNNNNNNNNNNNNNNNNNNNNNNNNNNNNNNNNNNNNNNNNNNNNNNNNNNNNNNNNNNNNNNNNNNNNNNNNNNNNNNNNNNNNNNNNNNNNNNNNNNNNNNNNNNNNNNNNNNNNNNNNNNNNNNNNNNNNNNNNNNNNNNNNNNNNNNNNNNNNNNNNNNNNNNNNNNNNNNNNNNNNNNNNNNNNNNNNNNNNNNNNNNNNNNNNNNNNNNNNNNNNNNNNNNNNNNNNNNNNNNNNNNNNNNNNNNNNNNNNNNNNNNNNNNNNNNNNNNNNNNNNNNNNNNNNNNNNNNNNNNNNNNNNNNNNNNNNNNNNNNNNNNNNNNNNNNNNNNNNNNNNNNNNNNNNNNNNNNNNNNNNNNNNNNNNNNNNNNNNNNNNNNNNNNNNNNNNNNNNNNNNNNNNNNNNNNNNNNNNNNNNNNNNNNNNNNNNNNNNNNNNNNNNNNNNNNNNNNNNNNNNNNNNNNNNNNNNNNNNNNNNNNNNNNNNNNNNNNNNNNNNNNNNNNNNNNNNNNNNNNNNNNNNNNNNNNNNNNNNNNNNNNNNNNNNNNNNNNNNNNNNNNNNNNNNNNNNNNNNNNNNNNNNNNNNNNNNNNNNNNNNNNNNNNNNNNNNNNNNNNNNNNNNNNNNNNNNNNNNNNNNNNNNNNNNNNNNNNNNNNNNNNNNNNNNNNNNNNNNNNNNNNNNNNNNNNNNNNNNNNNNNNNNNNNNNNNNNNNNNNNNNNNNNNNNNNNNNNNNNNNNNNNNNNNNNNNNNNNNNNNNNNNNNNNNNNNNNNNNNNNNNNNNNNNNNNNNNNNNNNNNNNNNNNNNNNNNNNNNNNNNNNNNNNNNNNNNNNNNNNNNNNNNNNNNNNNNNNNNNNNNNNNNNNNNNNNNNNNNNNNNNNNNNNNNNNNNNNNNNNNNNNNNNNNNNNNNNNNNNNNNNNNNNNNNNNNNNNNNNNNNNNNNNNNNNNNNNNNNNNNNNNNNNNNNNNNNNNNNNNNNNNNNNNNNNNNNNNNNNNNNNNNNNNNNNNNNNNNNNNNNNNNNNNNNNNNNNNNNNNNNNNNNNNNNNNNNNNNNNNNNNNNNNNNNNNNNNNNNNNNNNNNNNNNNNNNNNNNNNNNNNNNNNNNNNNNNNNNNNNNNNNNNNNNNNNNNNNNNNNNNNNNNNNNNNNNNNNNNNNNNNNNNNNNNNNNNNNNNNNNNNNNNNNNNNNNNNNNNNNNNNNNNNNNNNNNNNNNNNNNNNNNNNNNNNNNNNNNNNNNNNNNNNNNNNNNNNNNNNNNNNNNNNNNNNNNNNNNNNNNNNNNNNNNNNNNNNNNNNNNNNNNNNNNNNNNNNNNNNNNNNNNNNNNNNNNNNNNNNNNNNNNNNNNNNNNNNNNNNNNNNNNNNNNNNNNNNNNNNNNNNNNNNNNNNNNNNNNNNNNNNNNNNNNNNNNNNNNNNNNNNNNNNNNNNNNNNNNNNNNNNNNNNNNNNNNNNNNNNNNNNNNNNNNNNNNNNNNNNNNNNNNNNgatagtggtacaacgcacactatcctccgagataaaagatatttcttggaactaaaaccaacaaaaacaacggtgaatacaatatcaggtcctgtagacttgattaaaggatgtggtaaagcacaatttttgttacctaatggtacaaaatttttgatcaatgatgctttatattcaccacaatcgaaaagaaatttgttgagttttaatgatatatattcccatgggtatgatactcaaacaatgaatgaagggaatgagaaatatatgtgtcttaccacatataaatcaggaaagaaatatgtgattgaaaaactaccaatgctccctactggattgcattatacacatatacgtcccattgaatcaaacatggtaattgataattcttcaatattaaccaattggcatgatcgattaggacatcctggttcaacaatgatgcgaagaattatagaaaatacacatggtcatccattgaaagaccagaagatctttcagaataataagtttcaatgtaaagcatgttctcttggaaaacttattataagaccatcaccagccaaaatccaaactgaatcaccaatgtttcttgaacgtattcagggtgatatttgtggaccaatccatccaccatgtggaccattcagatactttatggtattgattgatgcctccagcagatggtcacatgtatgtttattgtcaactcgaaatgttgcatttgcaagattacttgctcaaataataaaattgaggaatcaatttcccgattatacaatcaagaaaattagacttgataatgctggtgaatttacttcccagactttcaatgattattgtatgtctatgggaatcattgttgagcatcctgttgctcatgtacatactcaaaatggattggctgaatcattgattaaacgtctgcaaatgattgctagaccaatgattatgaaaacaaagctccctatttctatatggggacatgcaattttacatgctgcttcattaattcgcatcagaccaagtgcatatcataaatactccccattgcagcttgcatttggtaaagaaccagacatttctcatctgagaatttttggatgtatggtgtatgtgcctattgcaccacctcaacgaaagaaaatgggacctcaaagaaagattggaatttatattggttatgatagtccatcgatcattcgatatcttgaaccacagacaggcgacgtgttcacagcacgttttgctgattgtcattttaatgaggaaatcttcccaatgttagggggagaacagaaacataccgaaaaagaaattacatggtatgtatcatcattgttacatctggatccaagaacaaaacaatgtgaaaaagatgtacagcaaattgtgcacttgcaaagaatagcaaatcaaataccagatgcatttgcagacacaaaaggggtaactaaatcatatatacatgctgcaaatgcccctgctcgaattgaaattccgaagaaacaaattgaagatagtcatgatgtcattaaacgcctgaagcgtggaaggccagttggttccaaggataaaaatcctcgaaaaagaaaattcatagagaaacacaatgatcacaaaatagagaatgatgttcctgaagaaacacataatgatcacaaaatagagaatgatgttcctgaagaaacacatgatgatgaaaatgttttgtcagaaccacaaactgacgagaatcatgaaatctctatcaattatattaatactggaaaaatatggaaccgaaaagatatagaagaaattgatgatatattttcttataatgtggcaatcgacatcataaatgataatgaagatcatgaaccaaaatcttttggtgaatgtaaaaatcggcaggattggataaaatggaaagatgccatccaggttgaattggattcgctaaataaacgtaatgtttttggacctatagtccttacacctgaaggtgtaaaacctgttggatacaaatgggtttttattcgaaagcgaaatgagaaaaatgaaatagtaagatataaagctcgacttgttgcacaaggtttttctcaaaggcctggaattgattatgaagaaacgtattctcctgtgatggatgcaattacgtttcggtatttgattagcttggcagtatctgaaaatttagaaatgcgtcttatggatgttgttacagcctacttatatggatcacttgatagtaatatatatatgaaaatccctgaaggatttaagatgcctgaagcacaaagttcaaaacccagagaatgttattctgtgaaattactaagatcattatatgggttgaagcaatccggcagaatgtggtataataggctaagtgatcacttgatgaaaaagggatatgtaaataattcaatatgcccttgtgttttcattaagaaaacaacatccggatgcgtaattattgctgtatatgttgatgatttaaacatcattggaacaaataaggaaattcaagaagttgtgtcatacttgaaagaagaatttgaaatgaaggatcttggaaaaaccaagtattgtctgggtttacaaattgaacaaaaagaatgtggaatatttgttcaccagacaaattatacagaaaagatccttaaacgttttaatatggacaaatcaaatcctttaagtactccaatggttgttagatcattaaacatagaaaaggatccattccgtccatgtgaagatgatgaagatattcttggtccagaagtaccatatctaagtgctatcggtgcccttatgtatcttacaaattgtacaaggcctgatatatcttttgccgtaaatttattggcaagatttagcacatatccaacaaagagacattggaacggaattaaacatatattccgttatctacgaggaacgacagacttgggacttttgtattcaaaagatgctaatccaagtataattggttatgccgatgctggatacttatctgatccacacaaagcacgttctcaaactggatatgtatttactcgtggaggcactgcaatttcttggcgttcacagaaacaaacacttgtaacaacttcatcaaatcatgccgagattattgcactacatgaagcaagccgtgaatgtgtgtggttaaaatcaatgactcaacatatccaaatctcatgcggattatcattcgacgagaagcctgtgatactatatgaagataatgctgcatgtgttgctcaaatgaaagaaggatacataaaaagcgacagaactaaacatattcctcctaagttcttcgcattcaccaaggagcttgagaagaataaatgtattgatgttcgtcacattcaatcaagtgaaaactcatcagatctcttcacaaaggcacttcctacgacaatattcagaaagcacatatataatattgggatgcgcaatctacgaaatttgtgaagaattgttcgtgtcaacatgagggggagtttacgtgactgcactctttttcccttactatggttttggTGAGGccaggcttgggatgccagagtccagctccaggcgatgagatacgagttagagtgggattcttgtgtcttaggagctatgtgatgatgttagatttctttggttcactactttattttggcatgttaaaatttatatttcaagtatttgagatctttaaattattttaacgataATTATGTCAGTTGGTGAACCaatgattatgtattttactcaatcatttgatttgttacatttatgattattaatattagatgtcggacccggggccccaaaTGCATAGTCTTCTTCGGTGTGAGCCATGATATGTTGATACCAAGGACTAGTGTCGATCCCAAAATATGTCTGAGTTGACTGTTCATCAACGTGATACGTAGAAGGTTCCGCTTGATTTAAACCTACTGTTCTCAAACCTTACGTTATTACCAGTA
This genomic interval carries:
- the LOC140960969 gene encoding uncharacterized protein produces the protein MKNGELPSDPKKAYMMKQMSLRFILVDWVLYKRSLSQPLVKCLGPQQSNYVLREIHEGCCGNQLGSYFWPTMLIDSLTPVVSCNSCQCHAKLQHQPAALMNSIVAACPFDQWGIDIVGPFSIAPAQKKLFLVTIDYFWKWVEAEDLAKITESEVQKFLWKNIVCRFGVPRKLISDNGRKFQGSRIQAWCKEMKIQQYFTSVAYPQCNGQVESYRITLNIGTGETPSSLVYGNEAVLPAEIGEETSRVIFYDEQNDERRAADLDFLEEKREAATVRMEAYKRRIAQSYNKKVIQRSFQVGDLVWKKVQDVDVGELDPIWEGPFKVVEKLSSGAYYLEDLAGKKLKRPWNAYHLRKYYT